One segment of Streptomyces sp. NBC_01463 DNA contains the following:
- a CDS encoding glycoside hydrolase family 3 protein, which translates to MHDRTSRRTLLTATAATAVAAAAGMAAAPGAVAAQKSAHGGHTSAATTKRLKRLISRMSLEEKVGQLFVMRVYGHSATEPDQADIDANLAEIGVRTAAEMIAKYHVGGIIYFAWAHNTRDPHQIADLSNGIQRAGLAGPSSLPLLISTDQEHGIVCRVGEPATLMPGAMALGAGGSRSDARRAGQIAGAELAAIGICQNYAPDADVNVNPANPVIGVRSFGSDPQSVAGMVAAQVKGYQSAGIASTAKHFPGHGDTSTDSHTGLPVITHTREQWAELDEPPFRAAIAAGIDSIMTAHIVVPALDPAEDPATLSRPILTGILREELGYDGVVVTDSLGMEGVRTKYGDERVPVLALQAGVDQLLNPPSLEVSWNALLAAVKSGEVSEDRLDESILRILRLKTKLGLFDDPFVSHRGVDRTVGTRSHLAEADRIAEHTTTLLANTGALLPLSRRSHRNLLVVGADPASPSGTTGPPTTTLAGAFNELGYAATALSTGTTPTKANIDAAVAAAQGRDAVVVGTYNVTATSSQRTLVSALAATGVPVITVAIRNPYDIAQLAGTGHAASLATYSWTDVELRAAARVIAGRAEPEGTLPVPVQRADDPAQVLHPVGYGLTY; encoded by the coding sequence GTGCACGACCGCACCTCCAGACGCACCCTCCTCACTGCCACCGCGGCCACCGCCGTCGCGGCGGCCGCGGGCATGGCAGCCGCCCCCGGCGCAGTCGCCGCCCAGAAGTCCGCACACGGCGGACACACCTCCGCCGCCACCACCAAACGGCTGAAGCGGCTCATCTCCCGGATGAGCCTGGAGGAGAAGGTCGGCCAGCTCTTCGTCATGCGGGTCTACGGGCACTCCGCCACCGAGCCCGACCAGGCGGACATCGACGCCAACCTCGCCGAGATCGGGGTGCGCACCGCCGCCGAGATGATCGCCAAGTACCACGTGGGCGGCATCATCTACTTCGCGTGGGCGCACAACACCCGTGACCCGCACCAGATCGCCGATCTCTCCAACGGCATCCAGCGGGCCGGCCTCGCGGGCCCCAGCTCCCTGCCGCTCCTGATCTCCACCGACCAGGAGCACGGCATCGTCTGCCGGGTGGGCGAGCCCGCCACGCTGATGCCGGGCGCGATGGCGCTGGGCGCGGGCGGTTCGCGTTCCGACGCCCGCCGGGCCGGGCAGATCGCGGGCGCCGAGCTGGCCGCGATCGGCATCTGCCAGAACTACGCCCCGGACGCGGACGTCAACGTCAACCCGGCCAACCCGGTGATCGGCGTGCGGTCCTTCGGCTCCGACCCGCAGTCCGTCGCCGGGATGGTCGCCGCGCAGGTCAAGGGGTACCAGAGCGCGGGGATCGCCTCCACGGCCAAGCACTTCCCGGGCCACGGCGACACCAGCACCGACAGCCACACCGGGCTGCCGGTGATCACCCACACCCGCGAGCAGTGGGCCGAGCTGGACGAGCCGCCGTTCCGGGCGGCGATCGCCGCGGGCATCGACTCGATCATGACGGCGCACATCGTGGTGCCCGCGCTCGACCCGGCCGAGGACCCGGCGACCCTGTCCAGGCCCATCCTCACCGGCATCCTGCGCGAGGAGCTCGGCTACGACGGCGTCGTGGTCACCGACTCGCTCGGCATGGAGGGGGTGCGGACGAAGTACGGCGACGAGCGCGTGCCGGTCCTGGCCCTGCAGGCGGGCGTCGACCAGCTGCTCAACCCGCCCAGCCTGGAGGTGTCCTGGAATGCCCTGCTGGCGGCCGTGAAGAGCGGTGAGGTCAGTGAGGACCGGCTCGACGAATCGATCCTGCGCATCCTGCGGCTGAAGACGAAGCTGGGGCTGTTCGACGACCCGTTCGTCAGCCACCGGGGCGTGGACCGGACCGTCGGCACCCGCTCGCACCTCGCCGAGGCCGACCGGATCGCGGAGCACACCACCACCCTGCTGGCCAACACCGGTGCGCTGCTGCCGCTGTCGCGCCGCTCGCACCGGAACCTGCTGGTGGTGGGGGCCGACCCGGCCTCCCCCTCGGGCACGACGGGGCCGCCGACCACCACACTGGCCGGGGCGTTCAACGAGCTGGGGTACGCGGCCACGGCCCTGTCCACCGGCACCACCCCGACCAAGGCGAACATCGACGCGGCGGTGGCGGCCGCGCAGGGCAGGGACGCGGTGGTCGTGGGGACGTACAACGTCACGGCGACCAGTTCGCAGCGGACCCTGGTGAGCGCGCTGGCCGCGACCGGTGTCCCGGTGATCACGGTCGCGATCCGCAATCCGTACGACATCGCCCAGCTGGCCGGGACCGGCCACGCGGCGAGCCTGGCCACGTACTCCTGGACCGATGTAGAACTGCGGGCGGCCGCCCGGGTGATCGCGGGCCGGGCCGAGCCGGAGGGCACGCTGCCGGTGCCGGTGCAGCGCGCGGACGATCCCGCGCAGGTGCTACACCCGGTGGGCTACGGGCTGACGTACTAG
- a CDS encoding ABC transporter ATP-binding protein/permease: protein MSDAGAQESGRQPRGWARRLSGYAWRYRRNVLLALGSSLAGMAVMALVPLVTKVIIDDVVVGHSRSLAVWTGLLIVAAVLVYVSTYIRRYYGGRLALDVQHDLRTEMYGTITRLDGRRQDELSTGQVVGRATSDLQLIQGLLFMLPMTIGNVLLFLISLVIMAWLSPLLTLVAVAVAPALWFIARRSRTRLFPATWYAQAQAAAVAGVVDGAVSGVRVVKGFGQEEQETGKLREVGRRLFAGRLRTIRLNSRYTPALQAVPALGQVAMLALGGWLATRGEITLGTFVAFSTYLAQLVGPVRMLAMVLTVGQQARAGVERVLELIDTEPTMQDGTKELPAGIPAGVEFDDVRFGYAPLRSASAPDSDPGSGASDRPVLDGFSLTIEPGETVAVVGASGSGKSTVSLLLPRFYDVTHGAVLVGGHDVRELTLDSLRAAIGLVPEDSFLFSDTIRANIAYGSPDATDEQIRRAARSAQADRFIAELPDGYDTEVGEHGLTLSGGQRQRVALARAILTDPRLLLLDDATSAVDARVEHEIHEALRQVMAGRTTLLIAHRRSTLNLADRIAVLENGRLADIGTHEELERRSALYRRLLTDPDELGGTSPGHVPAAVTTDPAEDRALQEEIDAEFDAERGITPELWVRKEEARETDAAGTPATPELLAQVEALPPATDTPDIDEARAVHAEESYGLRRLLRGFGLPLLVSLALVAVDAGAGLLLPVLIRNGIDEGVTQLALGAVWTASAFGLVVVLVQWAAQIGETRMTGRTGERVLYSLRLKIFAQLQRLGLDYYERELTGRIMTRMTTDVDALSTFLQTGLVTAFVSVVTFFGILVALLVLDVELALVVFATLPVLVIGTFFFRRKSVKAYELARERISVVNADLQESVSGLRIVQAFRRERSGAERFAARSDHYREARVRGQWLISVYFPFVQLLSSVAAAAVLIVGAGRVDNGTLTTGALVAYLLYIDLFFAPVQQLSQVFDGYQQATVSLGRIQELLQEPTSTADRHEPLDVLSLRGEIAFEDVSFAYNGEEAALTGVDLHIPAGQTVAFVGETGAGKSTLVKLVARFYDPTGGRVTADGTDLRSLGLTAYRHRLGVVPQEAYLFAGTVRDAIAYGRPAATDAEVEGAARAVGAHDMIATLDGGYLHEVAERGRNLSAGQRQLIALARAELVDPDILLLDEATASLDLASEALVNQATDRLAGRRTTLVVAHRLTTAARADRVVVMDHGRVVEDGTHDELLALDGQYASLWRTFIGEDEPAGV from the coding sequence GTGTCGGACGCAGGGGCGCAGGAGAGCGGGCGGCAGCCACGCGGCTGGGCGCGGAGACTGAGCGGTTACGCATGGCGCTACCGGCGCAACGTGCTGCTCGCGCTCGGCTCCTCGCTCGCCGGAATGGCGGTGATGGCGCTCGTCCCCCTGGTCACCAAGGTGATCATCGACGACGTCGTCGTCGGCCACTCCCGGTCCCTGGCCGTGTGGACCGGCCTGCTGATCGTCGCCGCCGTCCTCGTCTACGTCTCCACCTACATCCGCCGCTACTACGGCGGCCGGCTCGCCCTCGACGTCCAGCACGACCTGCGGACCGAGATGTACGGGACGATCACCCGGCTCGACGGCAGGCGCCAGGACGAGCTCTCCACCGGACAGGTCGTCGGACGCGCCACCAGCGACCTCCAGCTGATCCAGGGCCTGCTGTTCATGCTCCCGATGACCATCGGGAACGTGCTGCTCTTCCTCATCTCCCTGGTGATCATGGCGTGGCTCTCGCCGCTGCTCACGCTCGTCGCCGTCGCCGTCGCCCCCGCCCTCTGGTTCATCGCCCGGCGCTCCCGCACCCGGCTCTTCCCCGCCACCTGGTACGCCCAGGCGCAGGCCGCCGCCGTCGCCGGAGTCGTCGACGGGGCCGTCTCCGGCGTCCGCGTCGTCAAGGGCTTCGGCCAGGAGGAGCAGGAGACCGGCAAACTGCGCGAGGTCGGCCGCCGGCTCTTCGCCGGCCGGCTGCGCACCATCCGGCTGAACTCCCGCTACACCCCCGCCCTCCAGGCCGTCCCCGCCCTCGGCCAGGTCGCGATGCTCGCCCTCGGCGGCTGGCTCGCCACCCGCGGCGAGATCACGCTGGGCACCTTCGTCGCCTTCTCCACCTACCTCGCCCAGCTCGTCGGCCCGGTCCGGATGCTCGCCATGGTCCTCACCGTCGGCCAGCAGGCCCGCGCAGGTGTGGAACGTGTACTGGAACTCATCGACACCGAGCCGACCATGCAGGACGGCACCAAGGAGCTCCCCGCCGGCATCCCGGCCGGCGTCGAGTTCGACGACGTCCGCTTCGGCTACGCTCCGCTGCGCTCCGCCTCCGCTCCTGACTCAGACCCTGGAAGCGGAGCCTCCGACCGCCCCGTCCTCGACGGCTTCTCGCTGACCATCGAGCCCGGCGAGACCGTCGCCGTCGTCGGCGCTTCCGGCAGCGGCAAGTCCACCGTCTCGCTGCTCCTGCCGCGGTTCTACGACGTGACGCACGGCGCCGTCCTGGTCGGCGGACACGACGTCCGTGAACTGACCCTCGACTCGCTGCGGGCCGCCATCGGCCTCGTACCAGAGGACAGCTTCCTGTTCTCCGACACCATCCGCGCCAACATCGCCTACGGCTCCCCGGACGCCACCGACGAACAGATCCGGCGGGCCGCCCGTTCCGCCCAGGCCGACCGGTTCATCGCCGAGCTGCCCGACGGATACGACACCGAGGTCGGTGAGCACGGACTCACCCTCTCCGGCGGCCAGCGCCAGCGCGTCGCGCTCGCCCGCGCCATCCTCACCGACCCCCGGCTCCTCCTCCTCGACGACGCCACCTCCGCCGTCGACGCCCGCGTCGAGCACGAGATCCACGAGGCGCTGCGCCAGGTCATGGCCGGCCGTACGACCCTCCTGATCGCCCACCGCCGCTCCACGCTCAACCTCGCCGACCGGATCGCCGTCCTGGAGAACGGCCGGCTCGCCGACATCGGCACCCACGAGGAGCTGGAGCGCCGCTCCGCCCTCTACCGCCGGCTGCTCACCGACCCGGACGAGCTGGGCGGCACCTCGCCGGGACACGTACCGGCCGCCGTCACCACCGACCCCGCCGAGGACCGCGCGCTCCAGGAGGAGATCGACGCCGAGTTCGACGCCGAGCGCGGCATCACCCCCGAGCTGTGGGTCCGCAAGGAGGAGGCGCGCGAGACCGACGCGGCCGGCACCCCCGCCACCCCCGAGCTCCTCGCCCAGGTCGAGGCGCTGCCCCCGGCGACCGACACCCCGGACATCGACGAGGCCCGCGCGGTGCACGCCGAGGAGTCCTACGGGCTGCGCCGGCTGCTGCGCGGCTTCGGACTCCCGCTGCTGGTCAGCCTGGCGCTGGTCGCCGTGGACGCCGGCGCGGGACTCCTGCTGCCGGTCCTGATCAGGAACGGCATCGACGAAGGTGTCACCCAGCTCGCGCTGGGCGCGGTCTGGACGGCCTCCGCCTTCGGCCTCGTCGTCGTCCTGGTGCAGTGGGCGGCCCAGATCGGCGAGACCCGGATGACCGGCCGCACCGGCGAGCGGGTGCTCTACTCGCTGCGGCTGAAGATCTTCGCGCAGCTCCAGCGTCTCGGCCTGGACTACTACGAGCGCGAGCTCACCGGCCGGATCATGACCCGGATGACGACGGACGTGGACGCGCTGTCCACGTTCCTGCAGACCGGCCTGGTCACGGCCTTCGTCTCCGTCGTCACCTTCTTCGGCATCCTGGTCGCGCTCCTCGTCCTCGACGTGGAACTGGCCCTGGTCGTCTTCGCGACCCTGCCGGTGCTCGTCATCGGCACGTTCTTCTTCCGCCGCAAGAGCGTCAAGGCGTACGAACTGGCCCGTGAGCGCATCAGCGTCGTCAACGCCGACCTCCAGGAGTCCGTCTCCGGCCTCCGGATCGTGCAGGCCTTCCGCCGCGAGCGGTCCGGCGCCGAGCGGTTCGCCGCACGCAGCGACCACTACCGCGAGGCCCGGGTCCGCGGCCAGTGGCTGATCTCGGTGTACTTCCCGTTCGTCCAGCTGCTGTCGTCGGTGGCCGCGGCCGCCGTACTGATCGTCGGCGCGGGCCGGGTCGACAACGGCACTCTCACCACCGGTGCGCTGGTCGCCTACCTGCTCTACATCGACCTGTTCTTCGCACCCGTGCAGCAGCTCTCCCAGGTCTTCGACGGCTACCAGCAGGCCACCGTCTCCCTCGGCCGCATCCAGGAACTCCTCCAGGAGCCGACGTCGACCGCCGACCGGCACGAGCCGCTCGACGTGCTGTCGCTGCGCGGCGAGATCGCGTTCGAGGACGTGTCCTTCGCGTACAACGGCGAGGAGGCCGCGCTCACCGGCGTCGACCTGCACATCCCGGCCGGACAGACGGTCGCGTTCGTCGGCGAGACCGGCGCGGGCAAGTCCACCCTGGTCAAGCTCGTCGCCCGCTTCTACGACCCGACCGGCGGCCGGGTCACCGCGGACGGCACCGATTTGCGCAGCCTCGGCCTCACCGCGTACCGGCACCGGCTCGGAGTCGTACCGCAGGAGGCGTACCTCTTCGCGGGCACGGTCCGCGACGCCATCGCCTACGGGCGGCCGGCGGCCACCGACGCCGAGGTGGAGGGGGCGGCCCGGGCGGTCGGCGCGCACGACATGATCGCCACCCTGGACGGCGGCTACCTCCACGAGGTCGCCGAACGGGGCCGCAACCTCTCGGCCGGACAGCGCCAGCTGATCGCGCTCGCCCGCGCCGAACTCGTCGACCCGGACATCCTGCTGCTCGACGAGGCCACCGCGTCCCTGGACCTCGCCAGCGAGGCCCTGGTCAACCAGGCGACCGACCGCCTCGCGGGCCGGCGCACCACCCTCGTCGTCGCCCACCGGCTCACCACCGCCGCCCGCGCCGACCGGGTCGTGGTGATGGACCACGGCCGGGTCGTCGAGGACGGCACACACGACGAACTCCTCGCCCTGGACGGGCAGTACGCCTCGCTGTGGCGCACCTTCATCGGAGAGGACGAGCCCGCGGGGGTATGA
- a CDS encoding sugar phosphate isomerase/epimerase gives MKLAFSTLGVPGLPITEVVRLAAEHGYQGVELRAHPEEPVHPGISQAERAAVVDEFKRGGVEVLTVAGYVRAAAEGDDEPVLEELAGLVKLAHDVGARNVRVFPGGGDQDPATADATAARRLAAAAPYAADMGVRILLETHDSHRAGAAVARVVGTVGHGSIGALWDIMHTWLSGEEPVASHAVLAPHLGYVQVKDIASTEDITPVALGAGVLPLRECLDTLDADSWVCWEYEKRWHPQAAELPELLGAGRAHLLRLGAPKQ, from the coding sequence GTGAAGCTCGCTTTCTCCACCCTCGGGGTGCCGGGCCTGCCGATAACCGAGGTCGTCCGGCTGGCCGCCGAGCACGGCTACCAGGGGGTGGAGCTGCGCGCCCACCCCGAGGAGCCGGTGCACCCCGGCATCTCCCAGGCCGAACGGGCCGCCGTGGTCGATGAGTTCAAGCGCGGCGGGGTCGAGGTCCTGACCGTGGCCGGCTATGTCCGGGCCGCGGCCGAGGGCGACGACGAGCCCGTGCTGGAGGAGCTCGCCGGGCTGGTGAAGCTGGCCCACGACGTGGGGGCGCGCAACGTCCGGGTCTTCCCCGGCGGTGGCGACCAGGACCCCGCGACGGCCGACGCGACCGCCGCCCGCCGGCTGGCCGCCGCCGCCCCGTACGCCGCCGACATGGGGGTGCGCATCCTGCTGGAGACCCATGACTCGCACCGCGCGGGGGCGGCCGTCGCCCGGGTGGTCGGCACGGTGGGGCACGGCAGCATCGGCGCGCTGTGGGACATCATGCACACGTGGCTGTCCGGCGAGGAGCCGGTGGCCAGCCATGCGGTGCTGGCCCCGCACCTCGGATACGTACAGGTGAAGGACATCGCCTCCACCGAGGACATCACGCCGGTGGCCCTGGGCGCGGGTGTGCTGCCGCTGCGGGAGTGCCTGGACACGCTGGACGCGGACAGCTGGGTCTGCTGGGAGTACGAGAAGCGCTGGCACCCGCAGGCGGCGGAGCTGCCGGAGCTGCTGGGCGCGGGGCGCGCACACCTGCTGCGGCTGGGTGCGCCCAAGCAGTAG
- a CDS encoding LacI family transcriptional regulator — translation MTVTLADVAARARVSPATVSRVLNGNYPVAASTRERVLRAVDDLDYVLNGPASSLAAATSDLIGILVNDIADPFFGIMAGAAQTEIGGPGDGSGRAGGEKLAIVCNTGGTPERELTYLTLLQRQRAAAVVLTGGAVEDPAHQAAVSAKLAKLADAGTRVVLCGRPPLPDNASVVAALAFDNRGGGRRLTEHLLSLGHRDIGYVAGPVERTTTRHRLEGHRDAMKAVGIVGDEERLTVHGSYDRRSGYDATVELLRREPEITAVVAANDTVALGAAAAIRDRGLRIPEDISVAGFDDLPFSVDVVPALTTVRLPLVEAGARAGRLATGKEAPPPGGIATIAAELMVRGSTAAPRG, via the coding sequence ATGACAGTCACCCTGGCGGACGTGGCGGCTCGCGCCCGGGTGTCCCCGGCCACCGTTTCCCGTGTGCTGAACGGCAACTACCCGGTGGCGGCGTCCACCCGGGAGCGGGTCCTGCGTGCGGTGGACGACCTGGACTACGTGCTCAACGGGCCCGCGAGTTCGCTCGCCGCGGCCACGTCCGACCTGATCGGGATCCTGGTCAACGACATCGCCGACCCGTTCTTCGGAATCATGGCGGGGGCGGCCCAGACGGAGATCGGCGGTCCGGGCGACGGCTCGGGCCGGGCGGGCGGCGAGAAACTCGCGATCGTCTGCAACACCGGCGGCACCCCGGAGCGCGAGCTCACCTATCTGACCCTGCTCCAGCGCCAGCGCGCCGCCGCGGTCGTCCTCACCGGCGGCGCGGTCGAGGACCCGGCCCACCAGGCCGCGGTGTCCGCGAAACTGGCCAAACTCGCGGACGCGGGCACCCGGGTCGTCCTGTGCGGGCGCCCTCCGCTGCCCGACAACGCCTCCGTGGTCGCCGCGCTGGCCTTCGACAACCGGGGCGGCGGCCGGCGGCTCACCGAGCACCTGCTCTCGCTGGGCCACCGCGACATCGGCTATGTCGCGGGCCCGGTCGAACGCACCACGACCCGCCACCGGCTGGAGGGCCACCGCGACGCGATGAAGGCCGTGGGGATCGTGGGCGACGAGGAGCGGCTGACCGTGCACGGCTCCTACGACCGGCGGTCCGGCTACGACGCCACGGTCGAACTCCTGCGCCGGGAACCGGAGATCACGGCCGTCGTCGCCGCGAACGACACGGTCGCGCTGGGCGCCGCCGCGGCGATCCGCGACCGCGGGCTGCGCATCCCCGAGGACATCTCGGTGGCGGGCTTCGACGATCTGCCGTTCTCGGTGGACGTGGTCCCCGCGCTGACGACCGTACGGCTGCCGCTCGTCGAGGCGGGGGCCCGGGCGGGCCGGCTGGCCACGGGCAAGGAGGCCCCGCCGCCCGGCGGCATCGCGACGATCGCGGCCGAGCTGATGGTGCGGGGGTCGACGGCGGCGCCGCGGGGGTGA
- a CDS encoding LysR family transcriptional regulator: MLDLARLRALHAISVHGSVAGAAAALGYTPSAVSQQITKLERETRTTLLERRGRGVALTEEAVHLATAAQQLLAIVEHAETALEERRGLPTGRLSIGAFASAARGLLPGVLAELDREHPDLEVRMTEVDPHLSVDLVAKGVIDLAVAHDWDIAPLPAPDGVAQAVIGEDRCDLLVPADHRLAGRDGVRREELAREWWICQPPGTVCHDWLVRTLRTAGYEPDIRHQAEENHTQLALLAAGLGVAMMPRLGRGPLPEGVVAVRIDPVPVRRLYALWRTEAARRPAITAAVSALQAHGAGAGLR; encoded by the coding sequence GTGCTCGATCTCGCCCGGCTGCGCGCCCTGCACGCCATCTCGGTCCACGGCTCGGTCGCGGGTGCCGCGGCCGCGCTCGGCTACACCCCGTCGGCGGTCTCGCAGCAGATCACCAAGCTGGAGCGGGAGACCCGCACGACGCTGCTGGAGCGCCGCGGGCGTGGGGTCGCGCTGACCGAGGAGGCCGTCCATCTGGCCACCGCGGCCCAGCAGTTGCTGGCGATCGTGGAGCACGCCGAGACCGCGCTGGAGGAGCGCAGGGGGCTGCCGACGGGGCGGCTGTCGATCGGCGCGTTCGCCTCGGCGGCGCGCGGGCTGCTGCCCGGAGTACTGGCGGAGCTGGACCGTGAACACCCGGACCTGGAGGTGCGGATGACGGAGGTCGACCCGCACCTCTCGGTCGATCTGGTCGCCAAGGGCGTGATCGACCTGGCCGTCGCCCACGACTGGGACATCGCCCCGCTGCCCGCCCCGGACGGTGTGGCGCAGGCGGTGATCGGGGAGGACCGGTGCGATCTGCTGGTGCCCGCGGACCACCGGCTGGCGGGCCGGGACGGGGTCCGGCGCGAGGAGCTGGCGAGGGAGTGGTGGATCTGCCAGCCGCCGGGGACGGTCTGCCACGACTGGCTCGTACGGACGCTGCGGACGGCGGGGTACGAGCCGGACATCCGCCACCAGGCCGAGGAGAACCACACCCAGCTCGCCCTGCTCGCCGCCGGTCTCGGGGTCGCGATGATGCCCCGGCTGGGCCGCGGACCGCTGCCGGAGGGGGTGGTGGCGGTGCGGATCGATCCCGTGCCGGTGCGGCGGCTGTACGCGCTGTGGCGGACGGAGGCGGCCCGCCGGCCGGCGATCACGGCGGCGGTCTCGGCGCTCCAGGCCCACGGGGCGGGTGCGGGGTTGCGCTAA
- a CDS encoding aminopeptidase — protein sequence MRKALRGFLSLAVLIGTVSATGASAGAATAAEPATIRPAVSDSGTSTDIKDRILAIPGMSLIEEKPYAGYRYFVLNYTQPIDHRHPSKGTFQQRITLLHKDTSRPTVFYTGGYNVSTSPSRSEPTRIVDGNQVSLEYRFFTPSRPSPADWSKLDIWQAASDQHRVFTALKRIYSKNWLTTGGSKGGMTATYFERFYPKDMDGVVAYVAPNDVVNKEDSAYDRFFANVGTKECRDRLNGVQREALVRREPLEKKYAQYAADNGYTFSTVGTLDKAYEAVVMDYVWAYWQYSLLADCDSIPADAKNAPDQAIWDSIDSISGFSAYADQGLANYTPYYYQAGTQLGSPDIKQPWLGKLSRYGYQPPRNFVPRSIPMRFQPSVMRDVDTWVKHHASHMLYVYGQNDPWGAERFRLGAGARDSYVFTVPGGNHGSNVAGLAPAENATATAAILRWAGVAPAAVQADPAKAKPLAKFDARLDKKDLTTEHRLGTRRP from the coding sequence ATGCGTAAGGCGCTCAGAGGGTTCCTGTCGCTCGCGGTGCTCATCGGCACAGTGAGTGCGACGGGCGCTTCGGCCGGTGCGGCCACCGCCGCGGAGCCGGCCACGATCCGTCCCGCCGTCAGCGACAGCGGTACGAGCACGGACATCAAGGACCGCATCCTGGCCATCCCGGGAATGAGTCTCATCGAGGAGAAGCCCTACGCGGGATACCGCTACTTCGTCCTCAACTACACCCAGCCGATCGACCACCGGCACCCGTCCAAGGGAACGTTCCAGCAGCGCATCACCCTGCTGCACAAGGACACCTCCCGCCCCACGGTCTTCTACACCGGCGGCTACAACGTCTCCACCAGCCCCAGCCGCTCGGAGCCGACCCGGATCGTCGACGGCAACCAGGTCTCGCTGGAGTACCGGTTCTTCACCCCGTCGCGTCCCTCGCCCGCCGACTGGTCCAAGCTCGACATCTGGCAGGCCGCCAGTGACCAGCACCGGGTCTTCACCGCGCTGAAGAGGATCTACTCCAAGAACTGGCTGACCACCGGCGGTTCCAAGGGCGGCATGACGGCCACCTACTTCGAGCGCTTCTACCCGAAGGACATGGACGGCGTCGTCGCCTACGTCGCGCCCAACGACGTGGTCAACAAGGAGGATTCGGCGTACGACCGCTTCTTCGCCAACGTCGGCACGAAGGAGTGCCGCGACAGGCTGAACGGCGTGCAGCGCGAGGCGCTGGTGCGCCGGGAGCCGCTGGAGAAGAAGTACGCGCAGTACGCCGCCGACAACGGCTACACCTTCAGCACCGTCGGCACCCTCGACAAGGCCTACGAGGCCGTCGTCATGGACTACGTCTGGGCGTACTGGCAGTACAGCCTGCTCGCCGACTGCGACTCCATCCCCGCCGACGCCAAGAACGCCCCCGACCAGGCGATCTGGGACTCGATCGACTCGATCTCCGGCTTCTCCGCCTACGCGGACCAGGGCCTGGCGAACTACACGCCGTACTACTACCAGGCGGGCACCCAGCTCGGCTCGCCCGACATCAAGCAGCCCTGGCTCGGCAAGCTGAGCCGGTACGGCTACCAGCCGCCGCGCAACTTCGTGCCGCGCTCCATCCCGATGAGGTTCCAGCCCTCGGTGATGCGTGACGTCGACACCTGGGTGAAGCACCACGCCAGCCACATGCTGTACGTCTACGGGCAGAACGACCCGTGGGGCGCGGAGCGCTTCCGGCTCGGCGCGGGCGCCCGTGACAGCTACGTCTTCACGGTGCCGGGCGGCAACCACGGCTCGAACGTCGCCGGACTGGCCCCGGCCGAGAACGCCACCGCCACCGCGGCCATCCTGCGCTGGGCGGGCGTCGCCCCGGCCGCCGTCCAGGCGGACCCGGCGAAGGCGAAGCCGCTCGCGAAGTTCGACGCGCGGCTCGACAAGAAGGACCTGACGACCGAGCACCGCCTCGGCACCAGGCGCCCGTAA
- a CDS encoding EamA family transporter yields the protein MRPLHIALAALVAALWGVNFVVIEVGLDHFPPLLFSALRFLVAALPAVFFVGRPKVAWKWIAGVGLALGVAKFGLLFIGMDRGMGAGLSSLVLQVQAVFTALFAALVLGERPGRVKVAGMAVALAGIGVAAVDEGASGPVLAFVLVIAAAACWGVSNVLTRRAAPPDALNFMVWVSTVPVLPLLGLSLLFEGWDRDRAALAALDWSGVGIIVYVAWAVTVFGFGAWGFLLSRYPASSVAPFTLLVPVFGMSSAALLLDEPVSPLRWCAAALLVGGVALTSLAGTRRTRVPAPEPAPA from the coding sequence ATGCGTCCCCTCCACATCGCCCTGGCCGCGCTGGTCGCCGCCCTCTGGGGTGTCAACTTCGTCGTCATCGAGGTCGGCCTCGACCACTTCCCGCCGCTGCTCTTCTCGGCCCTGCGCTTCCTCGTCGCGGCGCTGCCCGCGGTCTTCTTCGTCGGCCGGCCCAAGGTCGCGTGGAAGTGGATCGCGGGGGTGGGACTGGCGCTGGGAGTGGCGAAGTTCGGGCTGCTGTTCATCGGGATGGACCGGGGGATGGGGGCCGGTCTCTCGTCGCTCGTCCTCCAGGTGCAGGCGGTCTTCACCGCACTGTTCGCCGCACTCGTGCTGGGCGAACGCCCGGGGCGGGTGAAGGTGGCGGGGATGGCGGTGGCGCTCGCCGGGATCGGGGTGGCCGCCGTCGACGAGGGTGCCAGCGGGCCGGTGCTCGCCTTCGTCCTGGTGATCGCGGCGGCCGCCTGCTGGGGCGTGTCCAACGTCCTGACCCGCCGGGCCGCCCCGCCCGACGCCCTCAACTTCATGGTGTGGGTCTCGACCGTGCCCGTCCTGCCCCTGCTCGGCCTCTCCCTCCTCTTCGAGGGCTGGGACCGGGACCGGGCGGCGCTCGCCGCGCTCGACTGGAGCGGCGTCGGAATCATCGTCTACGTGGCGTGGGCCGTCACGGTCTTCGGCTTCGGGGCCTGGGGTTTCCTGCTCAGCCGCTACCCGGCGTCGTCCGTGGCGCCCTTCACCCTGCTCGTCCCGGTCTTCGGGATGTCGTCGGCGGCCCTGCTGCTGGACGAGCCGGTGAGCCCGCTCCGGTGGTGCGCGGCGGCGCTGCTGGTCGGCGGGGTCGCGCTGACCTCGCTCGCGGGGACGCGGCGCACCCGCGTGCCCGCCCCGGAGCCGGCCCCCGCCTGA